The following are encoded together in the Halopseudomonas salegens genome:
- a CDS encoding phage tail protein — translation MSEPFLAEVRMVGFNFAPRGWAFCDGQILPINQNQSLYSLLGTTYGGDGVTTFALPDLRGRTPTHVGRSDGGAEHRLGEKSGEETHSLSVNEMPAHGHAWRASSNDGNSSAGAGHTLAREAGAIYRHAPSTKVSTKAGTLTNTGGSQAHENMQPYLAVNFCIALQGLFPSRN, via the coding sequence ATGTCAGAACCATTTCTAGCCGAAGTGAGAATGGTGGGGTTCAACTTTGCCCCCCGAGGATGGGCCTTTTGTGATGGCCAGATCCTGCCCATCAACCAGAATCAATCACTGTACTCACTGCTCGGGACGACCTATGGCGGTGACGGTGTCACAACCTTTGCACTCCCCGACCTCCGTGGCCGGACTCCGACGCATGTCGGGCGCAGCGATGGCGGCGCAGAACACCGGCTCGGCGAAAAATCCGGGGAAGAAACACACTCCCTCAGCGTCAATGAAATGCCTGCCCATGGGCATGCATGGCGAGCCTCCAGCAATGACGGCAACTCCAGCGCGGGCGCAGGACATACACTGGCCCGCGAGGCAGGCGCGATTTATCGCCACGCCCCTTCGACGAAGGTCAGCACTAAAGCCGGAACGCTTACCAATACCGGGGGCAGCCAGGCCCACGAAAACATGCAGCCTTACCTTGCGGTCAATTTTTGCATCGCTTTGCAGGGCCTGTTCCCGTCGCGTAACTAA
- a CDS encoding phage tail protein, with product MSEPFVGEIRMFAGNFAPRGWAFCDGQLLAVSQNDALFSLLGTIYGGDGRTTFGLPDLRSRIPVHAGHGPGLSERRLGSKGGAEHVTLTVNQMPSHTHQPQGTSENATDPGPEGNYLASSTTVDLYAAETPTNELAQSSISSAGGSRSHTNLMPFLCINFIVALFGIYPSRH from the coding sequence ATGTCGGAACCATTTGTTGGAGAAATACGGATGTTCGCCGGGAATTTTGCCCCGCGCGGCTGGGCCTTCTGTGACGGCCAATTATTGGCCGTATCGCAAAATGATGCCCTGTTCAGCCTGTTGGGTACGATTTACGGCGGTGACGGTCGCACTACCTTTGGTCTACCAGACCTGCGCAGTCGCATCCCGGTGCATGCAGGCCACGGTCCAGGGCTCTCGGAGCGCCGGCTTGGAAGCAAGGGCGGTGCCGAGCACGTCACGCTGACCGTCAATCAGATGCCATCGCATACGCACCAGCCGCAGGGCACCTCGGAGAATGCAACGGATCCCGGCCCGGAAGGTAATTATCTGGCCTCATCGACGACCGTGGATCTGTACGCTGCAGAAACGCCGACAAACGAACTGGCTCAGTCTTCGATCAGTTCAGCCGGTGGCAGCCGATCACATACAAACCTGATGCCCTTCCTGTGCATCAACTTCATCGTTGCCCTCTTCGGCATTTATCCGTCCAGGCACTAA
- a CDS encoding GNAT family N-acetyltransferase — MALAVNNTPGALELINESDADRSFLERLYASTRKEELAPVPWPDAQKAEFLRTQFEAQDLHYRSHYSDTLRQLIRIDGALAGRLYVQRREHELRIVDIALLPEYRGRGIGALLLGQVLEEARAASKAVRIHVEKNNPAYRLYQRLGFNKLEEKGVYDLLEWRESTPPT; from the coding sequence GTGGCACTGGCAGTCAACAACACGCCTGGGGCGCTTGAGCTGATCAATGAATCGGATGCTGATCGGTCTTTTCTCGAGCGCCTTTACGCATCAACGCGAAAGGAAGAACTGGCGCCGGTGCCCTGGCCAGATGCCCAGAAAGCGGAGTTCCTGCGCACCCAGTTTGAAGCGCAGGACCTTCACTACCGCTCGCATTACAGCGATACCCTGCGGCAGCTGATCCGGATTGATGGTGCCCTGGCAGGGCGCCTGTATGTGCAACGTCGTGAACACGAGTTGCGCATCGTGGATATTGCCCTGCTGCCCGAGTATCGAGGGCGCGGCATCGGTGCCTTGCTGCTGGGCCAGGTGCTGGAAGAGGCACGCGCCGCCAGCAAGGCGGTGCGGATTCATGTGGAAAAGAATAATCCTGCGTACCGCCTGTATCAGCGCCTGGGCTTTAACAAGCTCGAAGAAAAAGGCGTGTATGACTTGCTGGAATGGCGCGAGTCGACGCCCCCGACGTAA
- a CDS encoding phage tail protein, with translation MSEPFVAEIRIFAGNFAPRGWAFCDGQLLPVSQNTALFSLIGTTYGGDGRSTTALPDLQARAPMHPGRGPGLTDRRLGERGGVEQVTLSEAQLPNHHHSLRVTQENGEQGSLTDNVVLARSRGGQAYQSDTQSALVDLAPETLPITGGSQAHNNLQPFLTMNFIIALQGLYPSRS, from the coding sequence ATGTCCGAACCATTTGTTGCCGAAATCCGGATCTTTGCCGGCAATTTTGCGCCCCGAGGCTGGGCGTTTTGTGATGGTCAATTGCTGCCAGTCTCCCAGAACACAGCGTTGTTCTCCCTGATCGGTACCACTTACGGCGGGGATGGCCGTTCAACCACTGCCTTGCCAGACCTGCAGGCGCGCGCGCCAATGCATCCTGGCCGCGGGCCGGGGCTTACAGATCGACGCCTGGGTGAACGAGGCGGCGTAGAGCAAGTGACGCTGTCGGAAGCGCAACTGCCCAACCACCATCATTCGCTACGGGTGACCCAAGAGAACGGCGAACAAGGGTCACTGACTGATAACGTGGTGCTGGCAAGGTCCCGTGGTGGGCAGGCCTACCAAAGCGACACCCAGTCAGCGCTTGTGGATCTCGCGCCAGAAACGCTCCCCATTACCGGTGGCAGTCAAGCGCACAATAACCTGCAGCCCTTCCTGACAATGAATTTCATCATTGCTCTGCAGGGGCTCTACCCATCACGGAGTTGA